The genome window tcaaagggacactgtcaagtaaTTTAGGCCCAAAATACTatctatttaaaattattatagtCTGGGAGTAAATGCCCTAAATTTTCTAAATATATGTTTTTCATTTATCCTTACTCTGTCACAGAAAAAACAACCATAAAAGATTCCACCTTACACGTGCACACATCCACACCTTTCACAACTTCTAAAATAATGTAAGAGCTTCTACTGTTGGCTTGCTGGGATATAAATGCTATTCCCAATGGCTTAATAATGCTGGTACATGAACAATGTAGCGAAGAAAAAGTCATTTTCATTTTTAGTTCTTTCAAATACATAGGGGGCCCAGATGAGAATAAACATCTGCCAGATCAAAAGGGGGGAAGCacgtacatgtgtgtgtgtgtgtgttaggatgtaaaacaataaaacatgttgaagggaaaaatatttttttaaatgatgaactTGTTAAAAATACAGGCTTATTTAGAGAGGGAAATTTACTGGCAGAACAATACTGGTATAACTACAGCAACAAAATCATATTGGAAGAATTCTGCTGGTAAATTTCTCCAGGTAGAAAAAGCCTAAGTTTCCACGGATTAACTACTAGTACTGTCTCTATCTATATGTATAAAGTAAATCTACAAAATAATCACCATGGGACAGAGTAGGGACTTTACATCTCTACGTCACAGAGCACAGCTATAATACCCCAGGAACACACCAGAGAATGAACTGTGACTCAGAGAACCACAATTCCTCCTCTGGGGAGAAGCAAGTTATTTCACCCTTTGTGTGAAACACCTTACTCACCACTATACACAAAGTTAACTATTCTGGCTAGTGTGCAGAGAGAGTGGAGCCAAggttttctccccccccacccccagccacttTCTCACAACAGAGTATCAGCAGAGTAGCCCCTGCCCTCTCCAACATAGCCAGTCATCAATCTGGCAAGGACCGAGTAGGCCTTACTCCCTCTTATTTCCCTGTGTGTCCAACTAAGTGCTGTAATAATCTAGCCCCAAGGGAATTTTCTTAAAACAATGGTAACTAAATGGACATATATTTGCAATGGTGGGATATTAAACCAAAGATGCCGATGTAGATCTAAGGGGACAGTGAAAGCTAGGATGTGACGGAAGTAATATTTAATGGAAATGAGATATCTGCTTCATGATAGGCTGTTTCTTGTTGTGAGTTAGGTGCCATACACGTGTGTATGTCTATGCAAGTAGGACAGGAGACTAAAACAATAATGTAGAAAAAATTCAAGGGACACAACCAGgttaaaaatattcttttaaagaTGTTTCCTTATGTGTCACTAATATTGTACAATGATTTCGCTTTTCTCTCTTGATGTTTATTTTTCTACTTAACTCAGGGCCAAATCTTCAGACCTGTTACTGTAAGAAAGTGGTAGGGTATATAACCCCTTGCAGCATCATAAAACAGCTGCACATTGGGCCAATGAATCCTAAGAATAGTTAAGGCCATCACAGGGCAATAAGAATCTGGTCTTACTGTATACAAATGAGTTATGCAGGAAGCTCATGTAAACGATCTCCCTGACCACTTGAGGTGCAGTCTATGGATTCCAGATGAACTTTCTTCCTAAAATGGGCCCAAGGGAGTTACTGCAGCTACGATGATGCAAAACAATAATATGTGGTCAGTATTTTGGGAATGGGTAAGTTGCACTCTCCCACTTCTCGAGTCTGCTGGCGGGGGAGGGTGTTCTTCAGTACGATGGGGCTCAACCTCCTCTCCGAGCTGATGGTTTCATTTGAGAGATGTCAGAtgtttacagtgctgtaaagggATGTATGCATCCTTATCTGTATCCCCACTTAATGGTTAATCAACCTACAATATTAGGTTTAAACTGCCTTAAACTACCTGACCGTGTATCCTCTAGGGAAAGGTGCAAAAGAATGAACATAAAGTTCAAAAATTTAAAATTGTTAACTTAAACTATACAACACATTTATGTTATTCCAATTTCACCACCTTAAAAATGCACACAGAACTATTTATCGTACCTTACTGTATACTTCAAGCCAAAGTACTATTAAAAAAACATATTCATGGTACAGGGATAAAGTTTGCAGTTTATTTATACTGTGAAATGCAACAAAAGCTTCTGATCATTCATctatactgaaaaaaaattctgttcacTAGCATTAGTCAACAGTTTTGGTTGGTAAAATTGTAATGAACATTGTTCATTAAGAAATCGCTAAAAAGATATGCAATTAGAAGGCCCACTTCTTCAGCTTATTGGGATGCTTTAGTATGTTTAATTATCTGAATTGTCCAAGTTCTAGATCGAGAAAATTAAACCAGTTTTTACAGAAGCTAAGAAATTCCAATctcattttatattaaaaatattaatcagtgTTGTATGAGATGATAATGATGCAGCCATATCAGACCTAAAAATCTAAAATAGTTTTTATTCTTTGAGAAATCAAAAAATATCAGATAGAATCTAAGTGCTCTTTGTTAATCACTGTGAATATGCAGGGTAAAGTACAATTAAGCTTTAAAATCTTGGAATACACAATTTGTGTAAGCTTTATGTAATCGGGAATGTAATCTACAGAGTATTTTAACTAAAACTTCAAAATCTTGATATCTGCATGTGAAAGAATCATAAAAAATTATGTCTAGGTTCAACTGTACAAAGAAATATGCAACACACTTCAGGACTGAAGTAAATGCATTAGCAGACATGTATTTTGCtaaaaaagtttttaaagtattttaaattaattagaCTTTTAAATAATGGAGTTAGTCTGTCAgaatttattattacttttttccTCCAAAACACAGCTCAGTGTAATGCAAAGCAAAAATAAAGGGCATATGGCAAATACTTCATTTTaagaaagagggaagaaagggTATTTCTATAGAATACACCAATGTGGTTTAGCCATAATCGCTTGACATTTAAACTTTTAGTTTATTCTGTTTACTATATTTAGGTTCCCTACTGAAGAGCAATGACTACACTGACAAGCTTAGAAAATGACAATATGACAATTACTGTTCTCCCAAGAACGTACAATGAACCAAATAGGAAGCTATTATGGGAGGAAACCTTacctggggttttttgttttgttttaaatttaagtgTATGTAAAAGAGCAAGTTTCTGGTCTCGAACAGATGAGTAATAAACTGCCTTTTATGGGGAGACAACATGTAAGGCAGCTCAATGACTGGTGGACTAACCAAAAATGAAGTTATTGATCTTGCTATATCAGCTTACTTTTGTTATAACACAACGTTCTTAAAAGCTGTACAGCACTCCATCTTATACAGAGCAACACCACTCTTGACAGATCTGTTCTAAAGTGCCAATATTATTTACAAAGATTTTCTTAGCCAAAAGTCTGGCCCGTTGTGGCATCAGGTGAAGAAGTCATCCCAGCTCTATTATCATTTACATTCACCAAGGGAAATTCAGGGAATTCAGCACTTGTCCCTGGCCCTCGCAGGTTCACCTGTCCGTTGGCAGTGCTAAACTGAGGTGATATTCCAGCTCTTGCTCCATGGTATTGAGCTCTGAATGGCTGCTCAAAGGAGCTCATTTGATAAGCCTGATGGACAGGCTGTGCCTCTGCTTTCTTCTGAGAAGTCACTTGATCCAAGAAGTCCTGtgtagaggaggaggaagaatgatTTGCCTCATCACCTGAAAAGGGAAAAGAGTGCTGGGAATCAGCAACCATTAGTCCAAAATGAGACTTGTCTGGAGTTGTTCTTAATGGAGAGTTCATTCCCGATCGAAAGCTATTGACAGGTATAGAAGCATAGACCTGTTTGTCTATGGAAGAGAATGATGGCTGGCTTGTAAGAGTCTGGTTATCAGTCACAAAATTAAGGCTTGGGTTGTTCAAATAGGCATCATTTTGGCTAGTTCTGTCCAACGCTTGTTGTAGAAACTTTGAATATTCTTGTAACATACTGGCTTTATCTGATGAGGAAGCTTGAGAGCTTGTTCCAACAGTTTCAGACTGGGTGACCTCAGATACTTCAGAAGAATTGATTGATATACTGGAGGTCACCTCAGTATCCGTCACATTGAAAGATATTTCATGTTGTCCATTAGCCTTGTGGGAATAATGATCTAGTAGGGTTTGAAGCACCTCATCTGGGATGACATTTTTGTCATGGTTACTTTTAATTTCCACATTCAGTGCCTGTGAATCTAATATGGATGCTGTGGTACTTTCATCAATGACACTTGCTACAGCTGCCTGTGTTACTGAAGGTTGAGATGCTATAGTACCTACATTCAGGGCATATTCTCTACTATTATTACTAGCCGCTTGCAGATacctctttttctttaaaaactgcaTTGCGTCATCATAATTAGTGCTGCTGTGTACAGGTTTACTGGGTCCTTCCTGTAAAGTATCAACTTGGTCAATGTCAGCATTACCATCTGCGTCCAATAAACCTTGTTTATCCACAAGATCAAAGGCATACTTTGAAACCTTGTTCTCTTCATATGTAGATAAAGGTGAAATGGTCTGACTTTGCTCAAGTGGCTGTTTTAGACTTCTCTTACTAGTAACTTTTTTGAGAACCAGTTTAGGTGGGTGTATTT of Chrysemys picta bellii isolate R12L10 chromosome 11, ASM1138683v2, whole genome shotgun sequence contains these proteins:
- the ZNF148 gene encoding zinc finger protein 148 isoform X1; the encoded protein is MNIEDKLGGLFLKCGGIDQMQSSRAMVGMGAVSDQSSVSGERQAAVLQDRTMAHQEILATDEVLQESELRQQEMISHDELMVHEETVKNDDELEAQDRLPQGLQYAVNVPISVKQEITFTDASEQQKRDKKQIREPVDLQKKKKRKQRSPAKILTINEDGSLGLKTPKSHVCEHCNAAFRTNYHLQRHVFIHTGEKPFQCSQCDMRFIQKYLLQRHEKIHTGEKPFRCDECGMRFIQKYHMERHKRTHSGEKPYQCEYCLQYFSRTDRVLKHKRMCHESRDKKPNRSATKVGLLTSEEDPGFSTPMKDSSLPKKKRQKTEKAKSVDKEIGDKSEQKKDKNDYLPLYSASAKVKDEYMVAEYAVEMPHSSVSGSHLEDANSGEIHPPKLVLKKVTSKRSLKQPLEQSQTISPLSTYEENKVSKYAFDLVDKQGLLDADGNADIDQVDTLQEGPSKPVHSSTNYDDAMQFLKKKRYLQAASNNSREYALNVGTIASQPSVTQAAVASVIDESTTASILDSQALNVEIKSNHDKNVIPDEVLQTLLDHYSHKANGQHEISFNVTDTEVTSSISINSSEVSEVTQSETVGTSSQASSSDKASMLQEYSKFLQQALDRTSQNDAYLNNPSLNFVTDNQTLTSQPSFSSIDKQVYASIPVNSFRSGMNSPLRTTPDKSHFGLMVADSQHSFPFSGDEANHSSSSSTQDFLDQVTSQKKAEAQPVHQAYQMSSFEQPFRAQYHGARAGISPQFSTANGQVNLRGPGTSAEFPEFPLVNVNDNRAGMTSSPDATTGQTFG
- the ZNF148 gene encoding zinc finger protein 148 isoform X2 — its product is MNIEDKLGGLFLKCGGIDQMQSSRAMVGMGAVSDQSSVSGERQAAVLQDRTMAHQEILATDEVLQESELRQQEMISHDELMVHEETVKNDDELEAQDRLPQGLQYAVNVPISVKQEITFTDASEQQKRDKKQIREPVDLQKKKKRKQRSPAKILTINEDGSLGLKTPKSHVCEHCNAAFRTNYHLQRHVFIHTGEKPFRCDECGMRFIQKYHMERHKRTHSGEKPYQCEYCLQYFSRTDRVLKHKRMCHESRDKKPNRSATKVGLLTSEEDPGFSTPMKDSSLPKKKRQKTEKAKSVDKEIGDKSEQKKDKNDYLPLYSASAKVKDEYMVAEYAVEMPHSSVSGSHLEDANSGEIHPPKLVLKKVTSKRSLKQPLEQSQTISPLSTYEENKVSKYAFDLVDKQGLLDADGNADIDQVDTLQEGPSKPVHSSTNYDDAMQFLKKKRYLQAASNNSREYALNVGTIASQPSVTQAAVASVIDESTTASILDSQALNVEIKSNHDKNVIPDEVLQTLLDHYSHKANGQHEISFNVTDTEVTSSISINSSEVSEVTQSETVGTSSQASSSDKASMLQEYSKFLQQALDRTSQNDAYLNNPSLNFVTDNQTLTSQPSFSSIDKQVYASIPVNSFRSGMNSPLRTTPDKSHFGLMVADSQHSFPFSGDEANHSSSSSTQDFLDQVTSQKKAEAQPVHQAYQMSSFEQPFRAQYHGARAGISPQFSTANGQVNLRGPGTSAEFPEFPLVNVNDNRAGMTSSPDATTGQTFG